The Paralichthys olivaceus isolate ysfri-2021 chromosome 2, ASM2471397v2, whole genome shotgun sequence genomic interval gcaagCAGCcgaggagatggaggtggaaGCCGAGGAAGCTCCTGCTGCAGAGAACGGAGCAGAAGAAACTCCagccaaaaagaagaagaaacgaaAGGGGGAGGCCGAGGAGGCAGGAGAAGCAGCGGTCACAGATAACACAGCGGAGGACACGGAGACTCcatcaaagaagaaaaagaagcgaAAGACTGAAACCGAGGAAACAGCCCCAGCAGAAGAGATCCCAGAAACACCTGTgtctgagaagaagaagaaaaagaagaaaaaggaggcAGACGAGTAGAGAATATGGGCAAAGactaaatctttattttttgtacagttttttaattcattttactcCTTCAGAAGGTAGTTTGTCCACAGCGTCGTCTCATAACCACAAGAAAGAAGGCTATGCTTGTAACTGTGCCTTTAAAGTCAATAATATTTACTTGTAtttctgtaaataaatgatcagtTCAACTTTTTGTCACAACATCTCATCTGTCGAAGGTCATTTTCAGCACCTACACCATCACTGATTCTGTAGTTCAGTTCTAAAAATTCTctaacatttttttaacaaatggtCACTGATCTTTTCACATGATCTACTTGGATTAGTGTATCAGCAGTTCTATCAGCTGTTCTCTCAACTCTGGTAGCCAATGTGTGTTTCCACTGAATGTTGGCCACACAGTTTACACAAGTCCAACTCTGCAGACAAACCTTTGAGAAAGTACAGACTGGCCACAATGTCCTCACTCCATAAGATTTATGCTCAAAATGGtcatcacaaataaaataagtatATGTAAGTGTATACACACTCTTAGAGGAAATGCTGGAATACTAACCTGATTCAATAAAGGCTCATCTAAATCCTAACCATCCCATCATGTTAATGTAAATTGTGCCAAATGTTTAGTTTGTATCCAACTGCATCTTGTGTTAATGGTGTAAAAGACTTTATTTTGATAGTGTGGATTTTATCTTAATTATTCAGGCTATTTTAATAATTGTTATTGTAATTCAAATGGCAGACTGAATCTTTTTTAGAATTAGGTTCATTGCTCTTTGAAAGGCTGAACATGCATGATAATACTATAATCTCAGTGGTATAAAATTATGACAAATCACATTTCTGGGACAAAATATTGTCCAACAAAATGTGTTACTGTGAGAGGTGCACCTTAATATCTTTAATGATGCACCATGTTAGAGGTTCCTTGCAACGTTCACAGCTTTAGATCTCTGAAAATATATATCCAGGAAAAGTTTACCACTTCTtccaaaagggaaaaaaaatagttttcattaAAGATGGATATTGGTGGGGTGACAATCAAGTTCTGCTGGACCGAGATGTACTCTGTGTACGTAACATGGATCAGAAATGCGATACTAGATTGCTATGACGGGAAAGTTATCAAATGAGACCTTCAGTACTAGAATACTTGAGTGGAATTATTATGTAAGAGCATCACTGAAGAAGCTCTTCCCAGGCTTAATTATTTGTCAAAAGCCAGGTTGGTTTCCAGAGGTGCTGAAAGTTCTTTATATCCATGAGTCAAAGTTGTGAGAGATGGTACAAAAACTATGAAAtacaaaaagatgaaatgacGAGAATGAGATAATAATAGTCATGACACAAATGTAAATAGGTTATCAATGATGCGGCAGAGTATAAAGTGATACTGAAGCATTGCCATGGGTTCATTTTCACAGACAATAAATATTACTAACCAGCTCAAGATACTGTCAGTTGACCTTTGCCACTGACATTATCAGAACTACTCAGCTTTCTGGCCCCAACAGACAGTTTAAAGCTCGGCAGCCAGAAATGCTTAGTGGaggtaagatttaggtgaaagggatctattggcagaaattgaatataaaataatcctttagtgatgttttcacttgtgtatttcatctaaattgtacaaggAGTTTTATTCTTTGCCCTAGAACGAGCCCTTCCTCTCCACAGACGCAGCCaggttttttacagtagtccagactggacaaactaaacatcttttgagtttttatgacaactgaagactaccacaggttctgtcatgtttggaaaagGAGGGTGAGATaaagggtattcagctgcaacatgacacttcaccaccagatgtcactaaattccacacactgaacctttaagttttaCTGTTTCTGGACCTTCCTAACTTGTCCACTGGTATTTAGAGTTCATACATTGTGTATTTTCAAGCCCAATGCTGCTGTGGTCCATAACTGTTTACACTGACCCCAATATTCTGTTATTAACCCAATTAAGACAACAGCTTGGATTAAACACTGCTATGTaatcagtattttctgatcatCTGAGTAAGGTCATACTAGAATAAGCATGATTATTCTGACCGTAGTGACATCATGTAGACATGTATACATCttaaacacattatatatatacatcaacATACAACAGTTACCAACTGCTTGATGACACTTGCTGTGTTAGAGTGTAAACAAGCAGTAGGACATAATGTTGGCatgagtcataatcagactctgcaacatgtaaacaggaatatgaatggaatattctattagtGACTCAAGTGAACATCAACAAGTAAAATATCCCATTCAGAATATTCAGTAGTTGGTAAGTtgctgtccatgtaaacatgGTAACATACACCATTTGTTCATGTACTTGTAACCCTGACTGTTACCCTGTACTATCAGacacatgtatgtgaatgaaaTTTCTGGGTCTAAATATAGAAATGTTGTGTAAATATTAATGCCAGACTCAAACAAACTGTTCAGAACTTTTAATTTGGACAACGAGGATTAAACCaatgttaaaatgacatcaAATCCAAGGCCTGGCTGGTCAAACCAGCCAACTACTAAAAGTTTGAGAAATGAGACAGATGGAAGGAAATGGGGCAAAAAGAAATGTCAAGCTATCAACTTAAGTCACCCTCAATATAAGGATTCACAGATGCGGGAGACCAAAACTTACAAAAACGTATttcttctaaaataaaaaaaggcctTTGCCATGAAAACGATGCGTAAAATCTATGTACATCATTCTCAGTTCATGTATGCATACAAAAGAAATCCACATCACAAGATGCTTGTGTTCAAGTATATTCACCAACTTCATCTCCGTGAATTagcattcttttcttttccacatttttttgaaaatgtccttcaaaataaaaacaaaattcagaaaACCACATTTTATGTCCTACCaatacatatatactgtataaatacatacataaatatattttacatacaacagcCATAAATTTGAAAAGGGGATATACAGAGCAAAGGGGAGGGggtggtagtgtgtgtgtgttttagcttGTGTTGTAAAATGGTTTGTCCCTCTATGATCTTGTCAGTCAGATACGccggtgtgtgtctgttcgtccatgcacgtacacacaaacacacatcgtAGGTTCTCGCCACCTCAGTTAGCCCAGTAGGGGGAGGTGCCATAGCTTGACTTGTTGACTTGGCTCTTCTGCTGCAGGCTGCTGGACTGGCCACGCTGGCTGGGACCACCctgaacacagagagagagacagacacacacacacgaagtaAACATCTGAGACACAAATCAGCTGTGAAACCTGTGAAGCTGCTGAAAAATACAAAGCCAGTTACAGACGTGAGCTCCCAAAAGTTGGGTCCGGACATTTTTCTGGACTTTCACATTTGAAGATCCCAGCAGGAGACTGTTCGGTCAGacgttcaaatgtttttgtttacaacacatcaacactgcccttatcaccaaaaacctTCTCATTGTccttccaagttgacatctttgtcagcgTCTTCTTCATGTATGACACCACTTTTTAATCCTGAGAATTTTACATCCATCacattagaaacatcatcaactcaCCTTCTCGCTCACTGCGAATTCTACTGTTTTCTCGcatgggctcacttggacattttactAGAAGCAGTTCCATTAATTGGTCTAGAACAAATACCTCTGATCATGTTTAGCTCacagaaaatttcaggaaagTGTCCGAAAGCAGCTCTGGTGTTACCTGTCCATCCTGAGCTAGGTGATGGTGCAGCAGCTGGGAGTGTGGTTGCTGGTGAGGCAGGATGTGGAGGAATGGGGCTGGTGCATAGCCTCCAGGAGCTGCTCCAGGGTTCAGAGGGCCTGGTCCCCCCAGCGCTGATGGCAAGCTGAAGGGAGGAGGGGTGCCCGCATGGAAACCCTGCTTATCAAAAGACTGTACACAGAAGAGTAATGACACATTAAACTCCAAACTTGATTATTTATTGGTATAAATAAAGCAAAACTTCAAGGTAGATGGAGGGTTGAGGTGTCTGAGGCTCACCTGGGTCTTATTGTAAACACTTCCACTGATGTCTGGCACTCCCGAGTTACTGGATGTCACAGAGACGCCtagcagaacagcagcagcattaatACACTGTAAATCcataaattttaaataaaagaaaattatgAAATTAGAAACAGTGAACCATGTTTCCTCCTGACCTTTGCCAGGCCCACTAGCAGCAGATTTGGCATGTGCCTGTGAGGTGGAGTTGTAGCCTTTACTGTAGTCCACTCCAGCCGGCCCTGCTGTCAGCTCCTCATAACCTGCACAGGAAAACATCAGCATCAAAATTCAACCCTTACAGCAGCTTCTTTGCTGGATTTTTTTGAATCAGAATCAATTTGCTAAACAgcataaattaaaaatcaatgcGTTCCCCCAGTTTGCTCAACCAACCTGAGCTGAAGGTGTGCTGGCCGTAACCGCTTGGCTGCTGCTGCGTCTGCTGCTGGAAAGGACTTGCCGGGGGGTTTCCAAGGCCGAGGCCCATGCTGTGCTGCTTGGCCGAGGCTGGTCCCCCGGGAGGAACAAACATGGTGGGGCCATACTGGAAGGCAGCAGCACTGGGAACGGCACCGGGCACTCCGGGGTAGTAAGGCAGGCCTGTGTAGCTGTAGCCCGGAGGCAGAAAGGCCTGCTGACTGCTGTGGTGCTGCGGCTGGCCCTGGGGCTGAGGCTGggcctgaggaggctgaggctGGCCCTGGCTCTGTCCTTGGCTCTGGCCCTGGGGAGCCTGTTGGGCCGCCAGGCTTGTGGGAGGTGCCGGGGAGGTGGAGTCGTTCCTACCAAACTTTGTGACTTCACCTGAGCAACAGGGGAGATGCCacgtgagaaaagaaaacactggatCTTTGGATGTATGAGGCCAGTCAATGGAGAGGGTGTATTACctgagtagtggttgttggcTAGGCTCCCGTCTCTGCCAGAGAGAGTTGCTGTGGGACCGGGGAATGTGATTCCATAGTAATCCTGCAAAGAGGGCTGAAAGTACAAGAGAGGATCGACTTAAGAAACAAACAATAGCCAGACAACCtcaaaaagtaaaatgtgatttcaagtTCACTCCCAAACATGTAATAACAGGTCTCACCATTGGCAGTCTGGACTGGAGCATGTGGAGGTCCTCATAGCCATAGATTTGCTGTGGGACACAAAGGACAGGCAGTGTCTAAGACCATTCTTGGGGTCAGACTCTTGGAACCTCATATACTTTCCAAAAATACTATTTTGACAAATGCTTCAACTTTATATGATGATTTAATTGAAGATAATTAGTGTATCAAACGTGTAGTTTAAGGACTGAATGCTAAACTGAAATGACTGCATAGATGAAACTGGCAAGTACATTAAAAGCTACATTACAATGGTTCTAGATCCTGAGGGCTACTTACTGGGTATGCTGGCAGCAGCCCCCCTGGGCCCATGATATATTGGTTGGGCAATAGAGGAGGGACTCCCTGGGACAGGTTAGGAGGAGCTTTACCTGGGAATTCATTGGAAAATCAACTCACTTTCATGTATTGAAACAGCTCCAGTCTGGGTCTATTTAACTTTCCTCTTATAGCAAGTATTTATAACTCAATCATTACAAGTGGTAATAAAAACTATCACACATAATGTGCCTAGTGTCTGAGGTGTGGaggtgtgcgtgtttgtgtacCAGTGGAGGAGAGCAGGGGCGTGGTCCTTGGTGCAGAGAGGTTGGACGTGGCAATAGCTCCATTGGAGCCAAGTCCAAGCGCTGTGCTGGTGGCGGCAGAGTGAAGTCCGCTGGTGCCAGCAATACCGCAGACTGCGCTGCTAATGTTGCTGCCCATGTGGGGCATGTGGGGTATGTGGGGCATGTTGGCCAGGTGGCTGATGCTGctactgttgctgctgttgtgggTCGAGTGGAGTGCTGAGGCTGAGGGCTGCGATGACGTGTAGGGGCCAGAGGAGGGGACCAGGGagctcatgctgctgctgtcgacaCTGGTGTactgaggacagagagaaagggaaacatTTGAAACCATTCTATatacatttgaaatgtgtttgtacaGTATGTCATCTcctattttttttacactgtggGATCCCCTTCATATTTTCAGAGTATTGATAGTTATTTAATTTGGCTGTACCATTCTGAAAAGGTCTCCTCATTCAAATTGTATATTTGCATTTCATCTAGTTCTCATTCCctcaaaaaataaacacttctgAATTGCTCCATGGTGATCACACAACTAGCTGTTGGCTTAAACAGCAATGAATAAACAATGCTTGTTGAAGACTCTGAAAAATTAGTGATTCCTTGGCTGTGATGctgatttaaattgtatgaattgttgttttctttatccgaaaatgggccttttatatttaaatactttatatttacatcgggggcgggtcctctctgtggaggccgtcatgtttttactgtcgtccaaactagacaaactaaaacctttagagctttcatgacaactgaagttcaccacaggttctctttcatgttgggaaggggagggtgaaatgagggatattctgctgcaacatgaaacgtcaccactagatatcactaaattctacacactgaacctttaaatgtgattaCAGAGCTACCACACAGAAGGTCTTAGCCATGAGGTACTTACAGTGACAGAGCTGGAGCCCAGAGCTGAAGCTGAGGAAAGACTGCTGACATGGCTACAGGCAGAGGAGACAGCGATAATCAGCAAGTGCACAATAACTTTGTAGTATTTcaatttgataaaaaacaaaactccctCAATCATTACGCAGGAGAACAAATTTTACTTTGCCCATTGGCAGAAACACTCAAGAAATCTTACCCACAGTAACAGGCACTGACTAGGGTGCACTCTCTTGagagttcagtgtgtgtaaAAATAGTCAAAATGCTGGTACACCCAACTTTATCTTTTGACCAAACTGTTCAACTCACTGTGAgacaacagcagagagaaggaaacaCAAAGTTAAGATTTGCCTTGTGGATGTTTGTGGACTTACTCTTTAAAGAGTATGACTAAAGActgagtagtgtgtgtgtgtgtgtggtgtgtcacCTATTGAGTGAGTTGAGCTGGCTGGCAGAGGGAAGGTCTTGTGCCAGGTTGGAAAGAGTGGCGGAGCTGtgtgcagggagggaggaggttaAGTGGGAGGAGGGTGCTGGGCCGCTGTTGATGTTCAGAGATGGCGACTCTGGCTTTGGTGTGGAGGACGCTGATGATGCTAGGGAGAGGAATGTCCAATGTAATTGAGTCAAAGTAGTATAGCCTTAGAACACATAATAAATCAGTCAGAGGCAACTTACTGTCGAGAGCAGCAGAGGTCCTTACACCATTTAGACCGTTCTGGGGATAAGAAAGAACAGCAAATGGTGTTTGCATATGCTGATAACAGATCAAACTCTACCATTTCTATCAACAAACAGAATGAATAAAACTTAGCTCAGGGCTGAAAATCAAACTGAATTCATGTCAATCCATTTATGCTGATAActgtctttatttcatttcagtctGACTTTCCAATGCAACGCCAACAGGCAGGTATTTACACTCAGTGGTTGCACTCACCATGACTGGCCCTGAGGCCTCTTTGTTCTGTGAAAAAGCTAGTCGTGTGTGAGGGGGCATGGTCCCATCGTAGTTTCCTCCCACTGTGGAGAAGGGGGACGAGGAGGGtatggaggtggaggtggtggagagtGTGGAAGAGGACGAGGGTGGATTGGTGGAGCTGGCAGTCCCTAATGAGGAGGTGGTGAGGCTGGACAGCGCCACCGATGAGGAGTGATATACTGGCTCTGATGAGGAGAGGGGCGGAGGCAGGGTAACGGAGAGTGGGCTGCCCAGGGACTCACTGCAGGATAATAGAAGATGAGAGATGAACCAGATAAATCAGATGAGTCAAGAAAAGAATTAGTTTATCAGGAAATTTGTGAAATGATCATGTGAAAAAAGCAGGATTTTATGTTCAACTAACGTCAATCTCGTATTCTTTGTTTATGAAACAGCTTTATTGAGGCTTTTTGATTATATGCATCTTTTATATGCAATCTGTCGTGTTTTATAATTAAACTGTTCAAATGCCAAGTGTATGTATATTACACTATAGAAATGTAACTAGTTCATCAGCAGTGACAGTGGTACCTGAGCGGTTTGGAGTACAGGCTTGTTTGGCTCTGTGTCCCTGGTCCCGGTGCAGGTGGTGCTGGAGCGGGGGCCGGAGTCGACTCCCTGGACACTGCTCCCACACAATTGTCCACGACGCCAAACTCCGGCAATGCCGACTCTGAGCCAAAGTCTAGAGCTCCAAACTGGAGGTTTAGACCAGGTACGTCAGCTGAGCCTGGCATCTCTACCGCTGTGGAGGGGATCTGCAAGGAGTGACAGAGCACAGTTGGGTTTTTCAGAACCATGACATTCACTTTCTCAAGTTCATACAAGTACTGGTGCTAAGTCATATGAAAAAAGATATTTTCCATTTTGCAATCGATATGTCGGAACTTAGCTCTAAATTAGAGACTTATAAATTATAACTCCTGTGGTTAAAACTGGAGCTGCCACTTCCTGCCCACCACCATCCTTTCCTACCTTCGATGTGGGAGGTATCCTTCGTTTCTGGCCTTTGAGCTGTGCCCGTTGCTGCTGTGGAGTACTGCCACCCTGAGGGTCCAGCCCCACATTGGGCGCAGGAGGTTTAATACCAGAAACAGTCATCACTGTCCCTGCCTGTGCTGGCATGCTGGTGTGCTGGGGAGCAGGTGAGGCTGAAGCAGGGAGCGTTTGCTGTTGTGTGGGCGGACTTGACTGACGTGCCAGAGGCAACGAGGGGCCGTTGTGCCTCTGAACCAGCTGACTCAGCACAAGAGAGGGCTCCGGCTGCAAGCCAAActcacctgcagacacagacacacaaccattTAAAATAGGTAAATATAGAAACAACACATaataaaattagatttaaatGCTTGCACATGTGCACCAATTGAACTCTTACGGCTGAACTGTGAGGACAGCGAGGTGGTGTTGGATTCTGAAGCCTTCATGTCCCAGCTAGAGGATGAGGGTGGAGGTACAGGTGCTCCCAGGCCTGGCAGTCGGCCGATGGAGGTGTTCCTTCCTTGGGTGCTGGCAGGAGGCACGGCCTGTGATGAGGGTAGTGGACCCAAGCCCGGGCCCTTCAGCTGTTCCAGTATCTGAGCTCCAGCGTTGGGTTGAGTCCTCTTGGCCTGACCCAACTCCCCAAAACCAGCTCCCAGAACTGACGACTGCCACAGGCAAGAGGAGAGTGTGTAATTATCGAAGGTTGTCTGTATTCTATTAACAAATGAGGAGTTTGTATGACAAGCAGGCTGTCAGATACAACTTTTCTTACCAGAGCAGCATGTGCGTAGCTTGTGCTGCCGGTGGCGCTGCGGCTCGGGGGtggctggtggtggtgatgggagTTGGTGAAGACCAGACTCTGAGAAGATGAAGATGGTGGTTCTCTTCCTCCACCAACAGGCTTCTGCAGCAGAGAGGCGAGGTCCAGACTAACAAAGGGACGGTTGAACTGTTAGAAAATGCTTCTGGGGCAGACATCAAAAAGTTGCCAATGAAAAGTATAGCATCTGTATGGCATCAATTTTCCATTTCCAATATAATCTTGGAGCCCATTGGCTGACgacaaattagcctctgggAGCAATAGCCAACATTTTGGGGATTGTGGTGTAGAGAGCAGATATCTGGGCCAAGACTCTGGCTACATCAATGCTGTTACGTCTTCAtttgaaaaaagtgttttcaaactaaaacgatctCTTAATCTGTTTTAATCCCTGTTCATACTAACACACCAGAAAGCGCATATCAAGTgaacactcacatacactggacatgcatgtaaacaggaaggcagGCATGTCCCGCTGAACACAGAGGTTATCGCAGATTGCTCAAATAATAGCTTGTCtcctacacatgtaaacagttttATCATTGTAATATGATgcatttaactgcacaacagctgttgtTAGCAAAGACGGTAACACttgttgcgttctacactggttAGCAAAAGCTGATGCAGGGTGTTTTCTCCtagaagggggtcatgtgataagGTGATGAATCACCGAAGGCTACGTCCAAATGACCAAAAATAACCCAATCAACAAGCGGTTGTGAGTGTACACATcaatgtttccaaacatctccatttCTG includes:
- the ubap2a gene encoding ubiquitin-associated protein 2a isoform X3 — encoded protein: MMSLLGGDKARGPREKVLPSATHTSQPQKQIQATAEQIRLAQMIYDKNDADFEDKVNQLMEVTGKNQDECMIALHDCNEDVSKAINFLLESTSDMTSWETVGKKKPLVKEGPSESKENKENREKRGEREASKGRAAANRRGKGASRSRQARPEENGVEVTPVDRSSDRGRRVKGGRGSGGRGRAPAGNRFSAQGMGTFNPADYTSEAGTRTTQSEVWDTVANNSTDGTVAWRTTMDDWTPEEWSEDVSLSETKVFTSSCATAAENHITPGQSLDLASLLQKPVGGGREPPSSSSQSLVFTNSHHHHQPPPSRSATGSTSYAHAALSSVLGAGFGELGQAKRTQPNAGAQILEQLKGPGLGPLPSSQAVPPASTQGRNTSIGRLPGLGAPVPPPSSSSWDMKASESNTTSLSSQFSREFGLQPEPSLVLSQLVQRHNGPSLPLARQSSPPTQQQTLPASASPAPQHTSMPAQAGTVMTVSGIKPPAPNVGLDPQGGSTPQQQRAQLKGQKRRIPPTSKIPSTAVEMPGSADVPGLNLQFGALDFGSESALPEFGVVDNCVGAVSRESTPAPAPAPPAPGPGTQSQTSLYSKPLSESLGSPLSVTLPPPLSSSEPVYHSSSVALSSLTTSSLGTASSTNPPSSSSTLSTTSTSIPSSSPFSTVGGNYDGTMPPHTRLAFSQNKEASGPVMNGLNGVRTSAALDTSSASSTPKPESPSLNINSGPAPSSHLTSSLPAHSSATLSNLAQDLPSASQLNSLNSHVSSLSSASALGSSSVTYTSVDSSSMSSLVPSSGPYTSSQPSASALHSTHNSSNSSSISHLANMPHIPHMPHMGSNISSAVCGIAGTSGLHSAATSTALGLGSNGAIATSNLSAPRTTPLLSSTGKAPPNLSQGVPPLLPNQYIMGPGGLLPAYPQIYGYEDLHMLQSRLPMPSLQDYYGITFPGPTATLSGRDGSLANNHYSGEVTKFGRNDSTSPAPPTSLAAQQAPQGQSQGQSQGQPQPPQAQPQPQGQPQHHSSQQAFLPPGYSYTGLPYYPGVPGAVPSAAAFQYGPTMFVPPGGPASAKQHSMGLGLGNPPASPFQQQTQQQPSGYGQHTFSSGYEELTAGPAGVDYSKGYNSTSQAHAKSAASGPGKGVSVTSSNSGVPDISGSVYNKTQSFDKQGFHAGTPPPFSLPSALGGPGPLNPGAAPGGYAPAPFLHILPHQQPHSQLLHHHLAQDGQGGPSQRGQSSSLQQKSQVNKSSYGTSPYWAN
- the ubap2a gene encoding ubiquitin-associated protein 2a isoform X4; amino-acid sequence: MMSLLGGDKARGPREKVLPSATHTSQPQKQIQATAEQIRLAQMIYDKNDADFEDKVNQLMEVTGKNQDECMIALHDCNEDVSKAINFLLESTSDMTSWETVGKKKPLVKEGPSESKENKENREKRGEREASKGRAAANRRGKGASRSRQARPEENGVEVTPVDRSSDRGRRVKGSGGRGRAPAGNRFSAQGMGTFNPADYTSEAGTRTTQSEVWDTVANNSTDGTVAWRTTMDDWTPEEWSEDVSLSETKVFTSSCATAAENHITPGQSLDLASLLQKPVGGGREPPSSSSQSLVFTNSHHHHQPPPSRSATGSTSYAHAALSSVLGAGFGELGQAKRTQPNAGAQILEQLKGPGLGPLPSSQAVPPASTQGRNTSIGRLPGLGAPVPPPSSSSWDMKASESNTTSLSSQFSREFGLQPEPSLVLSQLVQRHNGPSLPLARQSSPPTQQQTLPASASPAPQHTSMPAQAGTVMTVSGIKPPAPNVGLDPQGGSTPQQQRAQLKGQKRRIPPTSKIPSTAVEMPGSADVPGLNLQFGALDFGSESALPEFGVVDNCVGAVSRESTPAPAPAPPAPGPGTQSQTSLYSKPLSESLGSPLSVTLPPPLSSSEPVYHSSSVALSSLTTSSLGTASSTNPPSSSSTLSTTSTSIPSSSPFSTVGGNYDGTMPPHTRLAFSQNKEASGPVMNGLNGVRTSAALDTSSASSTPKPESPSLNINSGPAPSSHLTSSLPAHSSATLSNLAQDLPSASQLNSLNSHVSSLSSASALGSSSVTYTSVDSSSMSSLVPSSGPYTSSQPSASALHSTHNSSNSSSISHLANMPHIPHMPHMGSNISSAVCGIAGTSGLHSAATSTALGLGSNGAIATSNLSAPRTTPLLSSTGKAPPNLSQGVPPLLPNQYIMGPGGLLPAYPQIYGYEDLHMLQSRLPMPSLQDYYGITFPGPTATLSGRDGSLANNHYSGEVTKFGRNDSTSPAPPTSLAAQQAPQGQSQGQSQGQPQPPQAQPQPQGQPQHHSSQQAFLPPGYSYTGLPYYPGVPGAVPSAAAFQYGPTMFVPPGGPASAKQHSMGLGLGNPPASPFQQQTQQQPSGYGQHTFSSGYEELTAGPAGVDYSKGYNSTSQAHAKSAASGPGKGVSVTSSNSGVPDISGSVYNKTQSFDKQGFHAGTPPPFSLPSALGGPGPLNPGAAPGGYAPAPFLHILPHQQPHSQLLHHHLAQDGQGGPSQRGQSSSLQQKSQVNKSSYGTSPYWAN
- the ubap2a gene encoding ubiquitin-associated protein 2a isoform X2, giving the protein MSREPQLLQIFLFCTYRVLYILYMMSLLGGDKARGPREKVLPSATHTSQPQKQIQATAEQIRLAQMIYDKNDADFEDKVNQLMEVTGKNQDECMIALHDCNEDVSKAINFLLESTSDMTSWETVGKKKPLVKEGPSESKENKENREKRGEREASKGRAAANRRGKGASRSRQARPEENGVEVTPVDRSSDRGRRVKGSGGRGRAPAGNRFSAQGMGTFNPADYTSEAGTRTTQSEVWDTVANNSTDGTVAWRTTMDDWTPEEWSEDVSLSETKVFTSSCATAAENHITPGQSLDLASLLQKPVGGGREPPSSSSQSLVFTNSHHHHQPPPSRSATGSTSYAHAALSSVLGAGFGELGQAKRTQPNAGAQILEQLKGPGLGPLPSSQAVPPASTQGRNTSIGRLPGLGAPVPPPSSSSWDMKASESNTTSLSSQFSREFGLQPEPSLVLSQLVQRHNGPSLPLARQSSPPTQQQTLPASASPAPQHTSMPAQAGTVMTVSGIKPPAPNVGLDPQGGSTPQQQRAQLKGQKRRIPPTSKIPSTAVEMPGSADVPGLNLQFGALDFGSESALPEFGVVDNCVGAVSRESTPAPAPAPPAPGPGTQSQTSLYSKPLSESLGSPLSVTLPPPLSSSEPVYHSSSVALSSLTTSSLGTASSTNPPSSSSTLSTTSTSIPSSSPFSTVGGNYDGTMPPHTRLAFSQNKEASGPVMNGLNGVRTSAALDTSSASSTPKPESPSLNINSGPAPSSHLTSSLPAHSSATLSNLAQDLPSASQLNSLNSHVSSLSSASALGSSSVTYTSVDSSSMSSLVPSSGPYTSSQPSASALHSTHNSSNSSSISHLANMPHIPHMPHMGSNISSAVCGIAGTSGLHSAATSTALGLGSNGAIATSNLSAPRTTPLLSSTGKAPPNLSQGVPPLLPNQYIMGPGGLLPAYPQIYGYEDLHMLQSRLPMPSLQDYYGITFPGPTATLSGRDGSLANNHYSGEVTKFGRNDSTSPAPPTSLAAQQAPQGQSQGQSQGQPQPPQAQPQPQGQPQHHSSQQAFLPPGYSYTGLPYYPGVPGAVPSAAAFQYGPTMFVPPGGPASAKQHSMGLGLGNPPASPFQQQTQQQPSGYGQHTFSSGYEELTAGPAGVDYSKGYNSTSQAHAKSAASGPGKGVSVTSSNSGVPDISGSVYNKTQSFDKQGFHAGTPPPFSLPSALGGPGPLNPGAAPGGYAPAPFLHILPHQQPHSQLLHHHLAQDGQGGPSQRGQSSSLQQKSQVNKSSYGTSPYWAN